A genomic stretch from Bradyrhizobium quebecense includes:
- a CDS encoding DUF1833 family protein — protein sequence MPTHNEALLEAYASCPPSARIYYTLELWQSSFDQPARVVANVGDDMAFGLEAGAPRNAGETVTFIACPFQAGYPEQKEGQPPSTTIKIDNVNRELVPKIRAAQGTREYIQVLYREYLGSDLTEPAYGPIEFELRSVQMVGASLTGTVMVKNLQNKRFPRLTRNYDYVQFPSLLA from the coding sequence ATGCCGACGCACAATGAAGCGCTGCTCGAGGCCTATGCCTCCTGTCCGCCTAGCGCGCGGATCTATTACACGCTCGAGCTCTGGCAGTCGTCGTTTGACCAGCCGGCGCGGGTTGTCGCCAATGTCGGCGACGATATGGCCTTTGGGCTCGAGGCGGGCGCGCCGCGCAACGCCGGCGAGACCGTGACATTCATCGCGTGTCCGTTCCAGGCCGGCTATCCCGAGCAGAAGGAAGGTCAGCCGCCGTCGACCACGATCAAGATCGACAACGTCAACCGCGAGCTGGTGCCGAAGATCCGCGCGGCGCAGGGGACGCGCGAATATATCCAGGTGCTTTATCGCGAGTACCTCGGCAGCGACCTGACCGAGCCGGCCTATGGGCCGATCGAATTCGAGCTGCGCAGCGTGCAGATGGTCGGCGCATCGCTGACCGGGACGGTCATGGTCAAAAACCTGCAGAACAAGCGGTTTCCGAGGCTGACCAGGAATTACGATTATGTGCAGTTTCCATCCTTACTGGCTTAA